The following coding sequences lie in one Apium graveolens cultivar Ventura chromosome 1, ASM990537v1, whole genome shotgun sequence genomic window:
- the LOC141673355 gene encoding uncharacterized protein LOC141673355, producing the protein MDRSKIRCCNYDELGHFAPKYRKPKKVKKYKAYLELEAKYEALMRKQQGKAYIAERKSWDETDDEDDAEEYENYALMVLEEGESSASKSENKSCANIAIGLDYDAGASQKKSKTDKGKESVNKEVPDVLKKDVTLVAGLEVNLLSVSQFTDKGFKVIFEKENCSITSKKTGKVVLKGVRKGSLFVADMNSTNKDKICCFYTKASSEQSKLWHKKLSHLNYKAINTLVKRELVKDMPTFEFA; encoded by the exons ATGGACAGATCAAAGATTAGATGCTGCAACTATGATGAACTTGGTCACTTTGCTCCAAAATACAGgaagccaaagaaggtgaagaaatATAAGGCTTATTTGGAGCTTGAAGCTAAGTATGAAGCACTTATGAGGAAACAACaaggaaaagcttatattgctgaaaGGAAGAGTTGGGATGAAacagatgatgaagatgatgcTGAAGAGTATGAAAATTATGCTCTCATGGTTTTGGAGGAAGGAGAGTCATCTGCATCAAAATCTGAG AACAAGTcctgtgctaacatagctattggatTGGATTATGACGCTGGTGCATCTCAAAAGAAAAGTAAAACTGACAAGGGAAAGGAAAGTGTGAACAAAGAAGTTCCTGATGTGCTTAAAAAG GATGTAACACTGGTTGcaggtcttgaagtgaatcttctaagtgtcagtcaattcacagacAAGGGTTTCAAGGTTATTTTTGAAAAAGAAAATTGCTCAATCACAAGCAAAAAGACCGgtaaagttgttctaaagggagtaagaaaaggaagccTGTTTGTTGCAGACATGAATTCAACAAACAAGGACaaaatttgttgcttctacaccaaggcatcaagTGAGCAAAGCAAActctggcacaagaaactctctcacttaAACTACAAAGCAATCAATACTCTTGTGAAGAGAGAATTAGTGAAAGACATGCCAACTTTCGAATTTGCATAA